In the Peptoclostridium acidaminophilum DSM 3953 genome, one interval contains:
- the aroB gene encoding 3-dehydroquinate synthase, translated as MKTLEVKASSKTYPIYIEKGLLGKAAQIIRGLYKGDKIGLITDSNVDRLYADALVKSMEDLGLEVVKVVVSPGEGSKSIKTFEEVCERLLAGGVTRSDIIVNLGGGVVGDLGGFVASALLRGIRFIQIPTSLLAQIDSSVGGKVAVNLPSGKNLVGSFYQPEAVIIDPELLRTLDIRFFRDGMAEVIKYACIRDEGLFNLLEGNDEHTIVDHIEDIVETCCSIKRDIVELDELDKGERMLLNFGHTLAHAVEQYFNYERYTHGEAVAIGMIHITRKGEQSGLSAKGTCSRLTGLVKKYNLPFEMPAMESQSVIDTLLLDKKGSSRELSIILISEIGKGFMHTIDKSSLGEWI; from the coding sequence TTGAAGACTCTTGAGGTGAAGGCAAGCAGCAAGACGTATCCGATATATATAGAAAAGGGGCTGCTTGGCAAAGCAGCTCAGATAATCAGAGGATTATACAAGGGTGACAAAATAGGCCTGATAACCGATTCCAATGTAGACAGGCTGTACGCGGACGCCTTGGTCAAGTCGATGGAGGATTTGGGGCTAGAAGTGGTAAAGGTTGTTGTAAGCCCGGGGGAGGGCAGCAAGTCGATAAAGACATTCGAAGAGGTATGCGAAAGGCTGCTTGCAGGCGGAGTCACAAGGAGCGACATCATAGTCAACCTGGGCGGCGGTGTGGTTGGCGATCTTGGCGGTTTTGTGGCCTCGGCGCTGCTTAGGGGGATAAGATTCATACAGATACCGACCTCATTGCTGGCGCAGATAGACAGCAGCGTAGGCGGCAAAGTTGCCGTAAACCTACCTTCGGGAAAAAATCTGGTCGGGAGTTTTTACCAGCCCGAGGCTGTAATAATAGACCCGGAGCTCCTGAGGACTCTGGATATAAGATTCTTCAGGGACGGAATGGCCGAGGTCATAAAGTATGCCTGCATACGAGACGAAGGGTTGTTCAATCTGCTTGAAGGCAATGACGAACATACAATAGTAGATCACATTGAAGACATCGTGGAGACATGCTGCTCAATAAAGCGTGACATAGTGGAGCTCGACGAGCTCGACAAGGGCGAGCGGATGCTTTTGAACTTCGGTCATACTCTTGCTCATGCAGTGGAGCAGTATTTCAACTATGAAAGATACACTCACGGCGAGGCTGTAGCCATAGGGATGATTCATATAACAAGAAAAGGCGAGCAGTCAGGGCTTTCGGCAAAAGGGACATGCAGCAGGCTTACAGGGCTTGTAAAAAAATATAATCTTCCATTTGAAATGCCTGCCATGGAAAGCCAAAGCGTTATCGATACTCTGCTTCTTGATAAAAAGGGAAGCTCAAGGGAGCTTAGCATAATTTTAATAAGCGAAATAGGTAAGGGATTCATGCACACAATAGACAAGTCATCGCTTGGCGAGTGGATATAA
- the aroA gene encoding 3-phosphoshikimate 1-carboxyvinyltransferase: MKTVEINPKKLSGDISVPPSKSVSHRAIMAAALSKGKSRIENVIMSKDIEATCKGLESLGSSIKIEDSGEGRVALTIEGGGMPQVRNDAIDCIESGSTLRFLIPLAALTGEEVTFEGRGKLVERPLDMYYDIFESQGLEYRNEQGRLPLTLKGKLKAGHFKIKGDVSSQFITGLMFALPLVQGDSVIEIVGKLESVGYIDLTIDVLKAFGVSIENDGYSSFYIKGGQSYAPADYRVEGDFSQAAFWLVAGTIGSDVNCLDVDKDSLQGDKEIVDIIKAMGGNIIVSDGSMRASASITRGISIDASQIPDIVPIISVMAALSKGTTIISNASRLRIKESDRIKSTVSELSKLGAVIRELEDGIEIEGRDELEGGVVESWNDHRIAMAMAVASIRCKKPVVINGAESVKKSYPGFWNDFRKLGGDINERDMG, encoded by the coding sequence TTGAAAACTGTAGAGATTAATCCTAAAAAGCTTTCGGGAGATATTAGCGTGCCTCCTTCAAAAAGCGTAAGCCACAGAGCTATAATGGCGGCCGCGCTTTCGAAAGGGAAAAGCAGGATAGAGAACGTGATAATGTCAAAAGATATAGAAGCGACATGCAAAGGGCTTGAGAGTCTCGGAAGCAGTATAAAGATAGAGGATTCGGGAGAGGGAAGAGTGGCGCTGACAATAGAGGGCGGCGGAATGCCGCAGGTAAGAAACGATGCAATAGACTGCATAGAATCAGGCTCTACGCTAAGATTCCTAATACCGCTTGCGGCTCTTACAGGGGAAGAAGTCACATTTGAAGGCCGAGGAAAGCTTGTTGAAAGGCCGCTTGATATGTACTACGATATATTTGAAAGCCAGGGACTCGAGTATAGAAATGAGCAGGGAAGGCTGCCGCTCACTCTAAAAGGCAAGCTTAAGGCCGGACACTTTAAAATCAAGGGTGATGTGAGCTCGCAATTCATAACGGGGCTTATGTTTGCGCTGCCGCTGGTGCAGGGTGACTCTGTAATAGAAATAGTCGGCAAGTTGGAATCGGTAGGCTATATAGACCTCACAATAGATGTGCTCAAGGCGTTCGGGGTGAGCATTGAAAATGACGGCTACAGCAGCTTTTACATAAAGGGCGGCCAGAGCTACGCGCCTGCAGACTACAGGGTTGAAGGCGATTTTTCACAGGCGGCCTTCTGGCTTGTGGCAGGCACAATAGGCAGCGACGTTAACTGCCTTGATGTAGACAAGGATTCACTTCAGGGGGACAAGGAGATTGTCGATATAATAAAGGCAATGGGCGGAAACATAATTGTATCGGACGGATCAATGCGTGCAAGCGCCAGTATCACAAGGGGAATAAGCATCGATGCTTCACAAATACCCGATATTGTGCCTATAATATCTGTAATGGCGGCCCTGAGCAAGGGCACCACAATAATAAGCAACGCATCCAGACTCAGGATAAAAGAGTCGGACAGGATAAAATCCACAGTATCAGAGCTTTCAAAGCTGGGAGCAGTTATAAGGGAGCTTGAAGACGGAATTGAGATAGAAGGCAGGGACGAACTTGAAGGTGGGGTCGTGGAAAGCTGGAACGATCACAGGATAGCAATGGCCATGGCGGTAGCATCAATAAGGTGCAAAAAACCAGTGGTTATAAACGGGGCGGAATCAGTCAAAAAATCGTACCCGGGATTTTGGAATGACTTTAGAAAGCTTGGAGGGGACATAAATGAGCGGGATATGGGGTAA
- the aroC gene encoding chorismate synthase has translation MSGIWGKNLRLSIFGESHAPAIGIVIDGLPPGTELDIENIRFQMNRRAPGRNKMSTPRGEKDEFEILSGYFNGKTTGTPLACMIRNADRRSSDYENISKTPRPGHADYTGFVKYGGFNDYRGGGHFSGRLTAPLVFAGAIAQQILEGMGIVIAAHAQSVAGVCDTRFEEVDVDKELVERLKASELAAIDTAKGELMKSEILKAREELDSVGGVIECMALGIPAGLGDPFFDSVESRLSGMLFSIPAVKGVEFGAGFEISRMRGSKANDEYVISDGQISTSTNNNGGILGGITSGMPMVFRAAIKPTPSISQMQSSVDIFSMKEVQLRVEGRHDPCIVPRAIPVVESAAALVILDMMLEGRK, from the coding sequence ATGAGCGGGATATGGGGTAAAAATCTCAGACTGTCGATTTTCGGAGAATCACATGCGCCTGCTATAGGCATAGTCATAGACGGGCTGCCTCCGGGTACGGAGCTTGATATTGAGAATATCAGATTTCAAATGAACAGAAGAGCTCCCGGAAGAAACAAAATGTCCACTCCGAGGGGAGAAAAGGATGAATTTGAGATACTCAGCGGATACTTCAACGGAAAGACTACAGGGACGCCTCTTGCATGCATGATAAGAAACGCTGACAGGCGCTCGTCGGACTATGAGAACATAAGCAAGACTCCAAGACCTGGGCATGCCGACTACACTGGATTCGTAAAATACGGCGGGTTCAATGACTACAGAGGCGGGGGCCATTTTTCAGGCAGGCTAACAGCGCCGCTTGTATTTGCAGGGGCTATAGCCCAGCAGATACTCGAAGGCATGGGAATTGTCATAGCAGCCCATGCCCAGAGCGTGGCAGGTGTATGTGATACTCGATTTGAAGAGGTGGATGTGGACAAGGAGCTTGTAGAAAGACTAAAAGCAAGTGAGCTTGCGGCAATAGACACTGCAAAGGGCGAGCTGATGAAAAGCGAGATACTAAAGGCGAGGGAAGAGCTTGATTCTGTCGGGGGAGTCATAGAATGCATGGCTCTGGGCATACCGGCGGGACTGGGAGACCCTTTTTTTGATTCAGTGGAGAGCAGGCTCTCGGGTATGCTTTTTTCAATACCGGCAGTGAAGGGCGTTGAGTTCGGGGCGGGCTTTGAAATCTCAAGAATGAGAGGTTCTAAGGCAAATGACGAGTATGTCATAAGTGACGGACAGATATCAACAAGCACCAATAATAACGGAGGTATACTGGGCGGCATAACAAGCGGCATGCCTATGGTTTTCAGGGCGGCGATAAAGCCCACACCGTCAATAAGCCAGATGCAATCGAGTGTTGATATCTTTTCGATGAAGGAGGTCCAGCTGCGAGTCGAGGGGAGGCACGATCCGTGCATAGTGCCAAGAGCCATACCTGTTGTTGAATCGGCTGCGGCCCTGGTTATACTAGATATGATGCTTGAGGGGAGGAAATAG
- the pheA gene encoding prephenate dehydratase, with protein sequence MGELEILRKDIDSIDAALVELFERRMELVARVADIKEQNGIGVLNSNREEEVIKHNMELLKNKELSPQLEMFLRSVMDISKSLQKERMRGIGKEGVKVGFQGTKGSFGHEAAADYFGNEAELLEYVEFSDVFSSLERGDVEYGVLPIENSSTGSITQVYDLLGSYGFYIVGEICVKVSHNLMAVKGARLEDIKEVYSHMQAFEQSGRYFKRHPGWKLIPYHNTAYSARYVAQSGDMTKAAVGSLNAASLYNLEVLASSINDNSNNFTRFVIIGKEMNPDAEADKISLHLSIKHKPGALHETLGYFSENGLNMIKIESRPAKDSAWEYMFYIDFEGNINDKKTKKAIEEIKAGSSYCRILGNYKAYARAGE encoded by the coding sequence ATGGGTGAATTGGAAATTCTCAGAAAAGATATAGACAGCATAGATGCGGCGCTTGTAGAGCTTTTCGAGCGAAGAATGGAGCTTGTAGCAAGGGTTGCAGACATAAAAGAGCAAAACGGAATCGGCGTGCTCAACAGCAACAGGGAGGAAGAGGTAATAAAGCACAACATGGAGCTTCTAAAGAACAAGGAGCTTTCACCTCAGCTTGAGATGTTCCTAAGAAGCGTCATGGATATAAGCAAGAGCCTGCAAAAGGAAAGGATGCGGGGAATAGGAAAGGAAGGCGTCAAGGTTGGATTCCAGGGCACGAAGGGCTCGTTTGGACACGAGGCGGCCGCAGACTATTTCGGAAATGAGGCTGAGCTGCTCGAGTATGTAGAGTTTTCGGACGTGTTTTCCAGTCTGGAAAGAGGGGATGTCGAGTACGGAGTCCTTCCAATAGAGAACTCATCAACGGGCAGCATAACACAGGTGTACGACCTTCTGGGAAGCTACGGCTTTTATATAGTCGGAGAAATCTGCGTAAAGGTTAGCCACAACCTTATGGCCGTAAAGGGCGCAAGGCTGGAAGACATAAAAGAGGTCTATTCTCACATGCAGGCTTTCGAGCAGTCGGGGAGATACTTCAAAAGGCATCCGGGATGGAAGTTGATACCCTATCACAACACGGCATACAGCGCCAGGTATGTTGCGCAAAGCGGCGACATGACAAAGGCCGCGGTAGGAAGCCTCAATGCGGCGAGTCTGTACAATCTGGAGGTGCTCGCAAGCTCGATAAACGACAACAGCAACAATTTTACCAGGTTTGTAATAATAGGCAAGGAAATGAACCCAGACGCTGAAGCCGACAAGATAAGCCTCCATCTTTCTATAAAGCATAAGCCTGGAGCGCTCCATGAAACATTGGGATATTTTTCGGAAAATGGACTAAATATGATAAAGATAGAGTCGCGACCTGCAAAAGACAGCGCATGGGAGTACATGTTCTATATAGATTTTGAAGGCAACATAAATGATAAAAAGACAAAGAAGGCTATAGAAGAGATAAAGGCGGGCAGCAGCTACTGCAGGATTCTCGGCAACTACAAGGCTTATGCCAGAGCGGGGGAATAG
- the aroE gene encoding shikimate dehydrogenase, giving the protein MKGTLYGLLGERLSHSISPQIHSAIMELSGTKGCYHLFEVERQSLSDAVRGLKALGAAGANVTIPYKSSVMEHMDYISAEAQRIGAVNTIDFSGGMCHGYNTDYYGFEMMLKRAGIEIKGRSFLLLGTGGAAKAVAACLEDFGSSRILAASTNQQKAKETLSGVEIIDYEGIKALGEIDTVVNCTPLGMHPNTESSPLTEELLSKFDSAVDLIYNPRRTLFLTQASKRGLKAIDGLYMLVGQAVKAQEIWNEMKLEQKMVDEVYERVKQLL; this is encoded by the coding sequence ATGAAGGGGACGCTATACGGACTCCTCGGGGAGCGATTGTCGCACAGCATATCGCCACAGATACATTCGGCCATAATGGAGCTCTCGGGCACAAAGGGCTGCTACCACCTGTTCGAGGTGGAGAGGCAATCGCTCTCTGATGCAGTAAGGGGATTAAAGGCACTCGGGGCAGCCGGCGCCAATGTTACAATCCCATATAAAAGCAGCGTCATGGAGCATATGGACTATATATCAGCTGAAGCCCAAAGAATAGGGGCTGTCAACACCATAGACTTTAGTGGCGGCATGTGCCATGGATATAACACTGATTATTACGGATTTGAAATGATGCTAAAAAGAGCCGGCATAGAAATAAAAGGCAGGAGCTTTCTGCTGCTTGGTACGGGCGGGGCTGCAAAAGCCGTTGCAGCATGTCTTGAGGATTTCGGATCATCCAGGATTTTGGCTGCAAGCACAAACCAGCAAAAGGCTAAAGAGACTCTGAGCGGAGTAGAAATAATTGACTATGAAGGCATAAAAGCGCTAGGCGAAATTGACACTGTAGTCAACTGTACGCCGCTAGGCATGCATCCGAATACAGAAAGTTCGCCGCTGACTGAAGAGCTCCTGTCAAAGTTTGATTCGGCAGTCGATCTAATATACAATCCAAGGAGGACGCTGTTTCTTACACAGGCAAGCAAGAGAGGCCTAAAAGCCATAGACGGACTCTACATGCTTGTGGGGCAGGCGGTAAAGGCTCAGGAGATATGGAATGAAATGAAGCTCGAGCAGAAAATGGTGGACGAAGTGTATGAAAGAGTAAAACAGCTGCTATAG
- the aroQ gene encoding type II 3-dehydroquinate dehydratase, translating to MKVLVINGPNINMLGVRERNIYGDMDFDGVCSYIRSEAERLEIEVELCQSNIEGEIVGFIQEAYGKYDGIVINPAAYTHYSIAIHDALKGVGLPAIEVHISNIHAREEFRKVSVTAPACKGQICGLGIHGYVLALMALKGIK from the coding sequence ATGAAGGTGCTTGTAATAAACGGCCCAAATATAAATATGCTAGGTGTCAGGGAAAGGAACATATACGGAGATATGGACTTTGATGGCGTCTGCAGCTATATAAGGAGTGAAGCCGAAAGACTTGAAATAGAAGTGGAGCTGTGCCAGAGCAACATAGAAGGTGAGATAGTGGGCTTCATTCAGGAGGCGTACGGGAAATACGACGGCATAGTCATAAATCCCGCGGCCTACACACACTACAGCATAGCTATACACGACGCGCTAAAGGGAGTAGGGTTGCCGGCCATCGAGGTCCACATAAGCAACATACATGCCAGAGAGGAATTCAGAAAGGTTTCTGTGACTGCACCTGCCTGCAAAGGCCAAATATGTGGTCTTGGAATCCATGGATATGTGCTTGCGCTCATGGCGCTAAAAGGCATAAAATAG
- a CDS encoding fumarylacetoacetate hydrolase family protein, producing MYFVTFIYGGQEDIGAFEKIEAGIVRIGDICSRLGIKAPDDMNELIAMSSDELIEDMRVALRGGRFKTVSKDSVKLCAPVPYPRRNIICLGKNYYEHAKELEGTSIDRGNERPEHPIYFSKIADPAVGDGDDIIYDRSVTDEIDYEVELAVIIGRDGMDIKPEDVEKHIFGYTIANDVSARDLQSSHKQWFRGKSLSTFCPMGPYIAHRSLIKYPVELDLKCSVNGDLRQSSNTRDMIFDIEYIISDISRGMRLRAGDIILTGTPSGVGLGFKPCKYLKPGDIVKCEIEKIGALVNQVVEKK from the coding sequence ATGTATTTTGTAACTTTCATATACGGCGGACAAGAGGATATAGGTGCTTTTGAAAAAATAGAAGCTGGCATAGTAAGAATAGGAGATATCTGCAGCAGGCTTGGAATAAAAGCGCCTGATGATATGAACGAGCTCATAGCCATGTCAAGCGACGAGCTCATAGAGGACATGAGGGTTGCTTTAAGAGGCGGCAGGTTCAAGACTGTTAGCAAAGATAGTGTAAAGCTGTGCGCTCCCGTGCCATATCCAAGAAGAAATATAATATGCCTTGGAAAAAACTACTACGAGCATGCAAAGGAGCTCGAAGGCACATCGATAGACAGAGGCAACGAAAGGCCTGAGCATCCGATTTATTTCTCGAAAATTGCTGATCCGGCAGTAGGCGACGGTGACGACATAATCTACGACAGATCAGTCACAGACGAGATAGACTATGAGGTCGAGCTTGCGGTGATAATAGGCAGGGATGGCATGGACATAAAACCTGAGGATGTGGAAAAGCACATATTCGGCTATACAATTGCCAACGACGTTTCGGCGAGAGACCTGCAAAGCAGCCACAAGCAGTGGTTCAGGGGCAAGTCTCTGAGCACATTTTGTCCCATGGGGCCATATATCGCGCATAGGAGCTTAATAAAGTATCCGGTAGAACTAGATCTCAAATGCAGCGTGAACGGCGACCTCAGGCAGAGCTCCAATACAAGGGATATGATATTCGACATAGAGTATATAATAAGCGATATATCGCGCGGAATGCGGCTCAGGGCTGGAGACATAATACTTACAGGCACTCCTTCGGGTGTGGGCCTTGGCTTTAAGCCTTGCAAATACCTTAAGCCGGGTGACATAGTCAAATGCGAGATAGAAAAAATCGGAGCACTTGTAAACCAGGTGGTTGAAAAGAAATAG
- a CDS encoding chemotaxis protein CheX: protein MEYIDSFVEAGSQILTSMAQLECNMREPYFIDNELNAENVVIMVGVTGELKGHAMLSMNEGLAKGIASKMMMGMPVETLDDMAKSALSELTNMVMGTTATKLEGKGLSIDITPPSLMTGERLSVSNDAIKTVCIPIETDLGDINFNVSIKNK, encoded by the coding sequence ATGGAGTATATAGATTCATTTGTCGAAGCAGGAAGCCAGATACTGACAAGCATGGCCCAGCTAGAGTGCAATATGAGGGAGCCTTATTTTATAGACAATGAGCTTAATGCTGAGAATGTGGTAATAATGGTAGGAGTTACAGGTGAGCTAAAGGGTCATGCGATGCTCAGCATGAATGAGGGGCTTGCTAAAGGCATAGCATCCAAAATGATGATGGGCATGCCTGTTGAAACGCTTGATGACATGGCAAAAAGCGCTCTGTCGGAGCTTACAAATATGGTTATGGGAACTACAGCAACCAAGCTGGAAGGAAAGGGTCTGAGCATAGACATTACCCCTCCGAGCCTTATGACAGGCGAGAGGCTGTCGGTTTCGAATGACGCAATTAAAACAGTATGTATACCCATAGAGACAGATCTTGGAGATATCAATTTCAATGTATCCATAAAAAACAAATAG
- a CDS encoding HAD family hydrolase gives MINISIPGFKDICIKNIVFDYNGTLAEDGKVSDRTMEMLLILKEHLNVYVATADTYGNVAAEFAGTDIEIRKFPSDRASLFKKETVISLGPCETMCVGNGVNDIEMSKECILSVAVIGPEGCSGKLISNCDIAVKSVDDVFHMLNKTDRIKATLRG, from the coding sequence ATGATAAACATATCAATTCCCGGATTCAAAGATATATGCATAAAGAATATAGTGTTTGACTATAACGGAACTCTGGCTGAGGATGGAAAAGTTTCTGACAGGACTATGGAAATGCTTTTGATTCTGAAGGAGCATTTGAATGTTTACGTAGCAACTGCTGATACTTACGGGAATGTTGCTGCAGAATTTGCCGGAACAGACATTGAGATTCGAAAATTTCCAAGCGACAGGGCTTCCTTGTTTAAAAAAGAAACTGTGATTTCTCTTGGTCCATGCGAAACCATGTGTGTAGGCAACGGAGTAAACGACATTGAAATGTCAAAAGAATGCATATTGTCTGTAGCGGTCATAGGCCCCGAAGGCTGCAGCGGCAAGCTTATATCCAATTGTGACATAGCCGTAAAGTCTGTAGACGATGTATTCCATATGTTGAATAAAACCGACAGGATAAAAGCCACTCTCAGAGGATAG
- a CDS encoding tetratricopeptide repeat protein, producing MNKNIKIERLCQSKALNHMRNSNITGAVEELKACLVMNPQNVETLNMLGFCYYILCNFDSARELWLESIGIEDKDNQAHSYMEMIELEEFLAIRESFESAKKYFEQSDYKNAAFKAMGLIDKKPELVMPYIIAGISLIKLGDNETGSGYIQTAISKDSENEELKKYSQMYMKSAIKTGHDFKLLSKKNAAIAISICMVTLAIAAMLGQAHPQSVSQNGEAASVSKLAKIKQEHFKNEENAQETSQQKQSSSVDNDNTPQNADAEASSSKLDGKIEDEQGIYIASAEKFKAENYSEAAAGFEKIALGGEQERFVSESIFFAAQSYERLKEFDKAIKYYGMYVEFFKEGHYSDDSLYSLGLIYYAQGDQDKSQSTLKRLKREYPDSMFINSKVEDIILQE from the coding sequence ATGAATAAAAACATTAAGATAGAGAGGCTTTGCCAATCGAAGGCCTTGAACCATATGAGAAACTCCAACATCACAGGGGCGGTTGAAGAGCTTAAAGCCTGCCTGGTCATGAATCCCCAAAATGTTGAGACGCTGAATATGCTGGGATTTTGTTATTATATTTTGTGCAATTTTGACAGTGCCCGGGAGCTTTGGTTGGAGAGTATAGGGATTGAAGACAAGGATAACCAGGCGCATTCATATATGGAAATGATTGAACTTGAGGAGTTTCTGGCTATAAGGGAAAGCTTTGAAAGTGCAAAAAAATATTTTGAGCAGAGCGACTACAAGAATGCCGCATTTAAGGCGATGGGCTTAATAGATAAAAAGCCTGAGCTTGTAATGCCATATATAATAGCAGGAATATCTTTAATCAAGCTAGGAGATAATGAAACTGGAAGCGGTTATATACAAACAGCTATCTCAAAAGATTCGGAAAACGAGGAGCTAAAAAAATACAGCCAGATGTATATGAAGTCGGCTATAAAAACAGGACATGATTTTAAGTTGCTGAGCAAAAAAAACGCAGCCATAGCAATTTCAATCTGCATGGTTACCCTGGCCATAGCAGCAATGCTGGGGCAGGCACACCCACAAAGCGTCTCACAAAATGGCGAGGCTGCGTCTGTAAGCAAGCTTGCGAAGATAAAGCAAGAGCATTTTAAAAACGAAGAAAATGCACAGGAAACGAGTCAGCAAAAGCAGTCAAGCAGCGTTGACAACGACAACACTCCTCAAAACGCAGACGCTGAAGCTTCAAGCAGCAAGCTCGATGGAAAGATTGAGGATGAACAGGGGATTTATATAGCTTCGGCAGAAAAATTCAAGGCTGAAAACTATTCTGAGGCGGCCGCTGGATTTGAAAAGATAGCGCTAGGCGGTGAGCAGGAGCGTTTTGTGTCTGAATCTATTTTTTTTGCAGCACAATCATACGAAAGATTAAAAGAATTTGACAAAGCCATTAAATACTACGGGATGTATGTGGAATTTTTCAAGGAAGGCCATTACAGTGACGATTCCCTATACAGCCTGGGGCTGATATACTATGCGCAGGGAGACCAGGATAAGTCTCAAAGCACTTTAAAAAGGCTAAAGCGTGAATATCCGGATAGTATGTTCATAAATTCAAAGGTGGAAGATATTATTCTCCAGGAATAG